Part of the Mobula hypostoma chromosome 15, sMobHyp1.1, whole genome shotgun sequence genome is shown below.
CATGTGCATCTGTCTATATCTCTGAATCATTTTCTATTTGATAACAAACCTGTACAACACCCTTGGGTTACGTTCTTATCTTGAAAGCATTGTATAAGAAAAGGTCATTTTAGGTTGACATCATTTATGCCAAAAATTTATTCTGAACAAAGGACTACATGaaaaatttttaaatttaaaaaatctgtGGAAAATAAATGAAGTTCTAACATGAAATTAAAGAGCATTTTGAAACCATAAATAAGCTAAATGGTATTCCATATGATTGTTGGTGTATTTCACTGATAATTAGATATTCTATTTAAAAAGCGATTCTTCATCGTGAAGTAAAAGTTAAAAAAATTCTCACACTACTTTAATGTCTTTTAACCAATCAATATATAGTATATCAAAGGGATTTGCTTAGCCCAAGTAAGTTTGTTTCTGTCATATTTGAAGTACTGATGTTCTAATAAATATCAAATGTTTATTGCATGACTAGTTTCAAATTGCGATAGAGACCAAACTGAATAATATTGCTTACATACCAAGTGAACCACAATAGATTATTATGATGGCCTTGTAACTTATTGCCCATCTAGCGCATACCTTGTTACCAATATGAATCCATGAATAATGATTAACGTATAAACTATAAGTTAATTGTAGATTTACTTAAAAATGCTTGTTACTATCTGGGAAAGGAGTATAGACAATCTTGACTTTTTTGTCAAAATATACTAACtaaatttgataaagtaccccttgcaaggcttattgagaaagtaaggaggcatgggatccaaggggacattgctttgtggatccagaactggcttgcccacagaaggcaaagagtggttgtagacgagtcatattctgcatgaaggttggtgaccagtggtgtgcctcagggatctgttctgggatcccttctcttcgtgatttttataaatgatctggatgaggaagtggagggatgggttagtaaatttgctgttgacacaaaggttgggggtgttgtggatagtgtggagggctgtcagaggttacagcgggaaattgataggatgcaaaactaggcttgagaagtggcagatggagtccaacccagataagtgtgaggtggttcattttggtaggtcaaatatgatggtagaatatagtattaatggtaagactcttggcagtgtggaggattagagggatcttggggtccaaatccataggatcaaagctgctgcacagattgactctgtggttaagaaggcatatggtgtattggccttcatcaatcatgggattgagtttaggagccgagaggtaatgttgcagctatataggaacctggtcagaccccacttggaggactgtgctcagttctggtcatctcactacaggaaggatgtggaaaccatagaaagggtgcagaggagatttacaaggatgttgcccagattggggagcatgccttatgagaataggttgagtgaactgggccttttctccttggagtgacggaggatgagaggtgacctgatagacgtgtataagatgatgagagacattgatggtgtgggtagtcagaagcttttcctcagggctgaaatggctaatacgagagggtacagttttaaggtgcttggaagtaggtacagaggagatgtcaagggtaggttttttactcagagggaggtgagtgcgtggaatgggctgctggtgacagtggtggagacagatacaatagggtcttttaaaagactcctggacaggtacatggagcttagaaaaatagagagctatgggtaaccctaggaaatttctaaggtaaggacatgttcaggacagctttgtgggccgaagggcctgtattgtgctgtaggttttctatgttctaaatgattTTCACAGCTGGAATGTTATTTTTTGACCTTTTGAGGTGTTAAGACCACAGTTGAATGCAATTCAATGCAGCTGAAGGCAGTTGGAGCAATTCTCCGTGTATTTATGTAGTTGTTTTCTAGGTGAAGCGTTCGAATATTTGAGTCATCTTCATCATTTCCACTGCAGATGGAATCCAGTTGGATGTTCCTGGTGAAACACCAAATTTGTATAAGTGATATAAAAAAATTAGTtcatatgtattttgatattcCATTTTGTGAATAGATTGGTATTATGCTTTCTGCAGAGTTTAATGATGGAGGGATTAGTTACTTTGTAAGGGCAAACACTTAGTTCAGTACTATCTTTGCTTCTGTAAGATTAAGTTAGAAAATTTCATGGATTTAATCATCCATGAAATCCCGAATCTGAAATAACATAACCAGTAAGACAGGAATCAGCCAAAATACCTTGTAGTATATTTTGTAATATTGATTTGTTATCATCTTTGGAAAGATACTTTTGAAATACTTCACATCTTTACAGAATGAAATCATGTACAGGAGAAATACAGTATTCTCAGATTATATAGCAGTTCTTCACTAAATGTATCAATTGGTTTGAAGTATCACTGTGTACCATTGTGAAGTACCATTTGGGTTTATATAATCTTATGTAACATCAGAATGCCCTGGTGTTCTTTACaaccaattaaatatttttttaagtGCACTCTGTGATGAAGGAGTCTAGCAGGCTAAAgcatattcccacaaccaattatatGGGATAGACCATTTAATTTGTTTTCACATTTGAAAGATGAATATTATCCAGGATAGTAGATATAAGTTGATAGCTGCTCACTATTTTATGTCAATCTTAGTGTGCAAATAGAATCTCAAATTAACATTACTTCAAGAGAAGCTACTTCTAATAGTACAAGCATTGCCTCAAAGTTTGTCTGGATTTCATACGCGTTTCTGGAATTGAACTGCAGCTTTCTTACTAAAGCAAAAAGTTTTTACCTATGGAGACAGATTATTTTGATTGTTAGTGCTTTCACCTCTCGGTGAGAAGGCTATGTCAGGACACCTGATAATCTAGGCCTACTGTTCAGTCCAGTACAGaggaatacaggtgtcccccgcgtTTTGAACATCacttacgaaacctcactgttacgaaaaaaagcagccgctctcccccggattcggaactgcattctcaccggcattgcttaagcacgtgcctgtgagcagccattagcaagatgagttctaaggtacagTACTGAACTCTCAGAAGTGCTGTCTTTCAAATGTTCAATCATCTATTTCCTTAGTATAATGCACTAATTTGAGTAAGAGCAGGGGAATTGCTCTCCAGTGCCTTGGTCAGTGTTAACACCACACTCAAAATGGTTAGTTGTTATCAATCCTGTTTGTAAAAGTTTGTTCTGCATTTTGATTTCCGTGGTTTCTACACTGCAATAGTGCTTCGTAGtgcaatgtttttatttatttattgagatacagcacacaataggcccttccagccctttgcgtcgcaccacccagcaatccccaatttaactctagcctaattacaggactaTTTACAAAGGCAAATTAATCTACCAtctgttatgtctttggactgccaaaggaaaccggaacacctggaggaaacccacatttgTTGCAGGGACTGGTAGAGCTACAAATGATGTTTGTTTTAAATTAGTTCCAGTTATGTAGAAGGGTATACCAGTTGCTTTGTTCAAAATAAGTTCCTTCAAATAGTAACAAATTGAACAGTCTATCTTTGTTACTTTTGACTGAAGTAGGGTTGCCATTCAGCACATGGGAGAATGACCTGCTCTTCCTCCCGGAATACCGTGGGATTTTTAGAGCCCACTTGAGACAGTTAGGTTATTTAGCATATCACCTGATGTACAATGTCCGTAACTCTGCACCCTCAGCATTTTCAATGTGATGTTAGTCTAGAGTATTACTAATTTCATGAAGTTGGGCTGAATCCTACAACCTCCTGATTTGGATAGCTGAGTCTTAGTTAACACAAAGTGATCAGACTTATTATCAAATGAGGCAAACAATCTTTTTACCTGATTAAGTTGTCATTCAGTCTCAAAAAGTGAAGTGCTTTCATTTCAGCAATTCCAGCAGGAACTCTTTTCAACATATTGTGATCCAGAAACAGTTCCCTCATTGAATCATAAGTTCCAAAGAAAGAAACTGGGTCAATCTCACCACTGGTTATTTTGTTGAAAGAGAGGTACAGAATTTCCAGCCCCGGTTCCATATGGGCAAACACAAAGCCTGGAATTCGCTCAATCTGATTATGAACCAGTATAAGATACAGTAAACCTCTGGGTAGGAATGATGGAACATGAACGATCTTGTTGTATGAGAGGTCCAGGGATTCTAGATTTCTGAAGAAGTGAACAGAAATACTGGTTGATCAAGTTAAGTTATTGTAATTTCATCATATATATGTATACCGCCAAACAGagcaatgttcctccggaccaagatgcacaatacagtacatatagCTCATACACAACACATAAAGAAATAGTaccatagataaataaataatgttcaaTTAcgtcacaagttaaaaagtaaaccatATAACTCTACTGGTACTTCAAACATGGTTAGACCTGggtgatggcagggagttcagtagtctctcggcctgggagaagaagctgtttctcatcctaacagtccttacCCTAATGCTTTGGTACCTCCCGCCTGAtgcttgggggcgggggggggtcaaAGAAATTGTTGGGTATTAAAAGTAATTTCTTAAATCTGCAAAGCTCTACAAAAAGCAGAAAATTATAGGTTATATACATGAAAAGTTTAAACCAGCTAGTGCTGATCACgttagattaaagattagttttttaaagattagcttttttatttgtcatatggatatcgaagcatacagtgaaatacattatgTGTGCTGTTGCTTAACATTGCACTATTATCACCATTTTTTAAACCTCAAATAATTGCATTCATTTTCTCAACAGTATGAAATCTTTACACAcgttatgcaacacacataaaagttgctggtgaatgcagcaggccaggcagcatctctaggaagaggtacagttgacattttgggccgagacccttcgtcaggacgtcctgatgaagggtcttggcccgaaacttcgactgtacctcttcctagagatgctgcctggcctgctgcattcaccagcaacttttatgtctattgcttgaaattccagcatctgcagatttcctcgtgtttgcacaatTTATGTACTTCATTTTCTAAAATACAAGGCTGAGTACAAaaggcctgtgctgatcaactggctggagtgttcactgatatctttaacctctcttgACTCAGCAATCTGACATGTCCACCTGCTTCGTGCAGACTTCAATTATTCCGGGGCCCAAGAAGAactggtgacctgcctcaacgactatcgtccagtagcacttacatccactttgagaggttagtgttgaagtatatcagctcctgcctgaggagcaacttgcATCTGCTCCAATTTACCTCCCCTCACAACAGgttaacagcagatgcaatttcattgactcttcactcaacctggagcatctggacagtggaGATGCATACATCACAACACTCTCCACTGACTACAACTCACAGgcaatactatcattccctcaaaattaatcaacaaATTCTGAGACTTAGGTctcaacacctccttgtgcaactggatcctcgattttttCTCTTGCAGACTCCAGCCGGCTTGGATTGGCAGTAACATCTCCTCCAAGATCTCCGttggcacaggtgcaccacatggCTGTATGCTTAGCCTTCTGCTCTGCTCTCTTTGTACTTATGTCTGTGAGgataagcacaactccaataccatatttaactTTACTGACAAAGTTACTgccgttggctgaatcaaaggtggtgacgaatcagcatataggagggagattgaaaatctggctgaatgacgcacaactcaatgtcagcaagaccagggagctgattattgactacaggaggaggaaaccggaggtctgtgggccagtcctcattgggggatcagagatagagagggtcagcaactttaaattcctcagtgttgtttcggagatctgtcctgggcccatcacgtaggtgcaattacaaaggaagcctagcagcacctctactttcttagaagtatgCAAAgatttaacaaacttctacagatgtacaatggagagtatactgactggttgtatcacggcctggtctgggaacaccaatgcccttgaacggaaattctacaaaaagtagtggatacagacagcccagtccgtcataagtaaagccctctccaccattgagcacatctacatgtagcacagttgcatgaaagcagcatccatgatgaaggacccccaccatctaggccatgctctcttcttgctgctgtcatcaggaaggagatatatgAGCCTCAAGTCCTACACCACTCtcgaacttcactcaccccaacactgaactgctcccacaacatatagacttactttcaaagactcttcatctcatgttcctgatatttactgctgatttatttattatcattttgtatttttgtttctttgtatttactgtgaatgcttgcaagaaaatgaacctccatgttctatatggtgatatattatgtactttgataataaatttactttaaacgtGTCATCTACTGAATTTGTTATAATTGGTAAATTGTTTAAATTTGGCACTTGAGAGCATTTAATTGCCTAATATTGCAGAGATAAGCTATTAGAACTGCATTTGCTGTGAGTGGCCAGCTGGCTCCAGCTGCTCGGATTCTTTCCTGAACTTTGCCACTCCCTATGACCCATGAATTTACCTCAGGTGGTTCAGCTTTTTGTTCAAAGACACTAGTTTGTGGATTTGATCACACTAAATTATCTTCTGTCAAGGTACGTTTACAAGAGAGAGACTCAGAATCAAATTAATGGATATGAGAGGCAAATAGGTAACAAGGAAATTGTCCCAGGAGGCATCAGATTCAGCATGGATTCAGTGGGCCAAAATGTCTAACTGTGTTGTCAGAAAATATAAAATATCGAATCCCTGTATACATCTAAGAGTTACAATTATGTTTGCACCATTCAGATTTGATGGTCATTGAAGCCCACTTTTAAAATGTATTGCTTTTTATTGTTCAATAGCTTCCACAGATGAACTTATCATTTCTGATTTCTAATTCTGATTAGTTAATGCTTCATGCTTGCTTTTCATATAATCAGTTAGAGTCTGAATACTCACTCCAACTTTATCCAAGCCATTGGTGCAATTCTGGTTTCATCAAGTTTGTTATGTCTCAGAACAATTACATTCAAATTGGTTGTCCTATTCAAACTCATTTCAGATATTTCTTCAATTTCATTATCTTCAAGGTAGAGTTCCTGCATTTTagaaaaataaacacatttcatATCAAAAGATCAGAGGTAAATATGGCCTGTCTGCAAAATATATCAGTAGTACATTTAAGAATTTTAGGTGAACACTACAGGAAATTCAGAAATTATTGTGGATTTGTTCTACAGGTCAGGTTCCACTCGGATCCTGGCAACATTTGAAAAAGTTGAgaaatttataaattaaattcATTCTTTAAAATTTCACCAATATTCCAATACAGTATTATTATTGTAAACAGGTACCAGGTATGATAATGTTAATTTCAAATGGCTGAATGTAGGAGACAAATGTTTTGTAAATATTACTTTAAAAGGTAAGTGAATAATTCATATGAAACTAACAATTTGTTTTAATATTTCATAGGACGTATTGCTCATCATTTAAATATTGAGCTTCGAAATGCAAACACATGAATACTGATTTAATATAAGTACTAATTTTGTCCATGCGGCTTATTCCTAATCCTGTTGTGGATTTATAAcagtttgaatctttgaaaatgcATGCTTTCTGAAATAATATTACTATATTTTATAACACATAATTCGGAAAAACTTACAATTGATACAGGGTTTAACATAGAATATGGAAGTTTACGGCACcttacaggccgttcggcccacaatgttttgccagccatgtaacctactctagagactgcctggaAATTCCCTAacacgtagccctctatttttctaagcttcatgtacctatctaaggggctcttaaaagaccctgttgtatccgctttAACAAATAAAAATCTGTGAATTTCATTTTAATCCACTTACCTACTTTCCTTCATTGAAAATGAGATCAAAGAATAACCTGGATGATATTGAGTAGCTATGATGAACTAAGATTAGTCAAAACTGTTTTCAACCCTTTTTCAGAATCCATTTACCCTTGACCCCATTCCCAGTCTTGAATTTCCCTTTAGTACTCATAAACATATTGTCTACTCTCATATCTGAATACATCCATCCCATAGTGGTACTGATGTTAAAGTCAGTGTTGAGTGCAGTAGGTTGGAACATGCCAAATAGAAGGATGAGCTGTTAGTCCTCTAGCTTCTGATCATGGCAACATTGGTAAAGAATTCAGAAACCCTGAACCAGTGACAAAGAAATCCTGAAACTTATCACAAAATGTAAATCTCCAGATGGATGGCTAGTATCGGTACATTCTTAACGTATAATTCTGTAAGTGTGAGGTTTTAGCTGGTGGCACAACAATATTAATACAACTCCTATTTTTGAATATAAGCCCTTAAACAGTTTGGAAACATGAAAAAAATTGTTTACCTCGATGGAAGGAGGAAGACCTTGCGGTAGGGTTCTGAATTTATTTTTTCCCAGTCGCAAGTAAGCGAGTCGCTTAAGTGGTCTAAAGACGAGGGGTTGAACATTACTTTCACTGAGTTTATTTCCTTCCAGCTCCAAATTGACTATTTTACTCAAACCTGTTTAATTTTGATGTAAAAGTTAATCAATGGATAGCATGGTTACATCATGCAAGTTCTTGTTTTATACCTGTTGCTCATTTATGACTGCCAAAACATATGTAACTTACAGGTCTGACCACCTTACATTGCAGTGGAGTTTTGAGTTTTATAATTAAATCAATCATCCTTGGAAATTTATGCTTACTATGCTCATTGATAGGCTATTGGGCTCAAAGAAACCAAGAGTtgtattttaaaaatgtgtaCATAGTTTCATTCCTGAGAAGTGGCAGCTATATATCTATATAACTAGAAGGACTTCTGGTCAGCCTTTTCAACAagtaatttaaataataattttcaTTTGTTTAAAACCTAACTATGGAACTGTTATGTAAAATAGGCTATTTTTTGTACAAATAAATTTTCAGCTGCATTAACTCTTCCTTAGATTTTTAAGCATAAATACCATGGAATGTTTGTTCATCCAGTTGTTGAAGAAGGTTTTCATTTACTTTTAGCTCTACTAGTGTTCGAGGGAGTCGAGGAGGAATCCGGAACAACAAATTTCCATCCAAGTATAGGCGTTCCAGTTTTTTTAATTTCTAAAAGAAACAAAACATGCCAAAAATAAATATTCTTTGTAAGATTTTAATATAATGACCTGGCCATTTACACCAACAATGTGTTAAGTCAATTAGTCAAGTAACTACATTTTATGATTTAGATAAAATGCATTTTATGTAATCAGCCTTTGATGGTTTGATATGCTTCAGTGGTGTAAGTTTGATTGTATTTGGTTTATTCAGTTTAAAATTTGTTCGTAAGGTATACTTTTTGGGTACTTAAGTGTCATTATTTTATTCATATCCATGAACCCAGCAAGAAAAAATATTCTTGATTTATGTCAGTGTTTCACTTCAACATTGTGATTTATGTTTGTTTGCTGCTCATGTCCGATCTACTTGATGGATTCTGCATCACATCTCATTAATTCTAAATTTTATTGGGTTGTAATATTGATATAAGTAATATTGACATCATCAGTACACATCACCAGCAATATAATGAGAGAATAGAATTGTATTAATTTGGTGATTTGGCAATTTTGTAATGGTATTTCATACGAATCTGGTTGCATcccagcttggtatggcaactgcactGCCTGTGGCTACAaaaatctgcagagagttgtggacacagcttaaCACACCACAGAAATTAACATCCTCTCCATAGACTCTTTTCAAATGTCTACTAACAACTGCTTTGAAATCATTTGTACAACTTACTTTGAACGCAGCTTGGTCGATATATGATGAAGCAATCCTGTTTCTGCTGAGGTCAATTAATTCAAGATTAGGAACCCCATTAAATGCCTCTGCTGGAATAGCAGTGATTGAGTTTCCTGCAAGGTTGGTTGAGCATACATGAGTGTTTTTAAAGCATAATATTTTACCATAGTATTATCTAAGGATTTAAAAATGAATTCATACTCGAGCTGCTCAAAAGCAGTGATCATCTGAAGACAGATTCAGGAGGGTGGGAGGAAAGCCGGGAAAGAAGACAGGGAATTAGTAATTGAGTTTGGAATATAcaggaaattaaattaaaaatggaCTCCAATGCAATTTGGCAGTTCTTGATAGAACATTCTTAAATTCAAGGGTTCTccaggtgaaaatgccttgttaatgagaggggtggAAGGAATAGGCcaaactgattcaagctgacaggacagCAACCTGCTTCTACATGACCCCTAAAACTGGTTGAGTTTGATATCCAGAAAGGTTAAAAGTAACTGGAATCTGTCTGTCATTAGCACGCTTTAAAAGAAACTGCATTAATACCAGACAGAGTAGCATatttactttattaggtacacctgcttgtaaatgcaaatatctaatcagccagttatATAGTAGCATAAAAGCatccatgcagacatggtcaggaggttcagtcaaacatcagaatgggaaaaaataTAATCtgggtgactttgaccatggaatgattgttggtttaaTCTCCTAGGTTTTTCACATatgagtctctagagtttacagagaatggtgcaagaaacaaaaagcacccagtgagtggcagttctccaggcgaaaatgccttgttaatgagaggggtggAAGGAATAGGCCAAACTGATTCAAGTTGACAGGACAGCAACAGTAACtcccacgtgttacaacagtgttgtgcagcagagcatctctgaatgcacaacacgtccaaacttcaagtggatgggctacagcagcagaagaccgcaaacatgtatacagtggccactttattagttacaggatgtacctaatgaagtggtcactgagtatataaACAAAATTTATGAAAATATATATGTAATCTGTCTTTGTGTATTGATTACCTGCAAGATGAAAACGTTTGATCTCCAGATCACGTAATGGAGGTATTTGAGTCAGCTTTGCATTATTGCAGTTCATAGTAATGTCAGTCACATCACAGCCAACTGGGAGAAAAAATGTTGGGCTATCCTCATTGGACTGATGTGGAATCAGTTGTAATAAGGTAGAAAATGATGACAAATCAAATATATCTTGataatcctcctcctcctcttcatccaCTACCTCACCCTCTCCAAACACCTCTTCCTtctccacctccccatctccatccacctcttccttctccacctccccatctccatccacctcttccttctccacctccccctctccatccacctcttccttctccacctccccctctccaaacacctcttccttc
Proteins encoded:
- the ecm2 gene encoding extracellular matrix protein 2, with product MKVNTFILFCLLFNFGVTFGIRKYKTPKRVLRRRFHHRGWQQVGYVNRNSVGLFKPRRSHVAAKVPNINADESTLPFIDSYINVDEMEPSYHVLPGRQGHCKANGMIMYHNAVWSPKPCLICLCSSGKIVCDEMNCPILTCARTKIPTGECCPICTSYEPNDPSETYPTILNSQDFNIGPELLQTEEKELEEELYRKNEIHKENEKKCQDDKMQSELEEPYHNEELEDDEIQKATDMEQIHLQEENKEKKQFEKEIKNNSSTIEEKNQDYDNYANNSGDDQEMEQEGQQKVEEEQGEGQKEEREVEENQVEEKDELEVVNEQQKGQVEEEEQVEEEQEMEAEYQMGEKGQEEEKEQEKQNMEQQKAQEDTKEEQEGEWQQEKAVNGERVAEEEEMDGEGEAEKEEVDGDGEVEKEEVFGEGEVVDEEEEEDYQDIFDLSSFSTLLQLIPHQSNEDSPTFFLPVGCDVTDITMNCNNAKLTQIPPLRDLEIKRFHLAGNSITAIPAEAFNGVPNLELIDLSRNRIASSYIDQAAFKKLKKLERLYLDGNLLFRIPPRLPRTLVELKVNENLLQQLDEQTFHGLSKIVNLELEGNKLSESNVQPLVFRPLKRLAYLRLGKNKFRTLPQGLPPSIEELYLEDNEIEEISEMSLNRTTNLNVIVLRHNKLDETRIAPMAWIKLENLESLDLSYNKIVHVPSFLPRGLLYLILVHNQIERIPGFVFAHMEPGLEILYLSFNKITSGEIDPVSFFGTYDSMRELFLDHNMLKRVPAGIAEMKALHFLRLNDNLIRNIQLDSICSGNDEDDSNIRTLHLENNYINTRRIAPTAFSCIELHSTVVLTPQKVKK